The Sinorhizobium fredii USDA 257 region GTTCACCAGGATCAGGAACACCCACTTGTTGTCGGTGATGGTCAGGATCGCACCCGAGAGCAACTGGGCCGCCTGGCTGACGGTGAGCAGCCAGGCAAAGATCGAGGCGGCGGTGACGATGAACAGCACGGATGCGGTCGTCTCGATCGTGTCGAAGGTCGCCCGGGCAAGCGTCGACATCGTCATCGTCCGGTAGCGAACCAGACCGAGGAACAGCGACCAGAGAACGGCGGCCACGGCCGCTTCCGTCGGCGTGAACCAGCCCATCGTCATGCCGCCGATCAGGATGACCGGGGTCATCAGCGCCATGACCGCGGAGAAATCGAAGTACCAATCAAGCGCGAGGAGCGCGAGAAGGGCGAGGCCGACGGCGACGTTCAACGAGAGGCCGGCCGACATCAGGAGGTAGATGACGACAGGCACCGCAAGCACGACGACCACTTCGAGCGAAGCCGACAGCAGACGCTTGATCTCGAAAGGCGTGTCCGAACCCCATCCTCGTTTGTAGGCAAAGACCGCCACCGTCAGCATCATCAGCACGGTCATCACCACGCCGGGCACGATGCCGGCCATGAACAGCGCGCCGATCGAGACGTTCGCCATCATGCCGTAGATGACGAAGGGCAGCGACGGCGGAAAGATCGGGCCGAGCGTCGCCGACGCGGCGGTGACCCCGACGGCGGTTTCCACCGGATAGCCGTGATCTTTCATCGCCTTGATCTCGATCGTACCGATGCCGGCGGCATCGGCAAGCGCCGTGCCCGACATGCCGGAAAAGATCACCGAGCCGATGATGTTGACCTGCGCCAGCCCACCCTTCATCCAGCCGACGAGCGCAACGGCGAAGGAATAGATGCGGCCGGTGACGCCGGCTGAATTCATCAGGTTGCCGGCCAGGATGAAGAACGGCACCGCCAAGAGCGGAAAGCTCTCGACGCCGGCGATCATCCGCTGTGCCGCGATGATGTCGGGCGCGACATTGTAAAAGACCAGATAGAGCACCGACGCCACGGCCATGGAGATGGCGACGGGCACACCGACCACCATCAGCACGAGAAACGAACCAACGAGCAGGAGCATGGATCAGCCCTCGACCTTCTGGAATTCCTCGGGCTTTTCGAGAACCGAATAGCCGCGGCGTTGATTGGCGACGAAGACCTGGATCGAGCGGACCAGCATCATCACGAAGCCGGCCATCACGCTGTAGAAGACGATGTTGCGCGGCAGATCGACCGTCACCATGCGTTCATGGGCGACGATCGACACGTAGCGCCACATCAGCCAGCAGCCATAGGCAAAGAAGCCTATGCGCACGAGATCGACGAAGATCGCCATCGCCCGCGCCACCGGCCCCGGTAAATAGTGATAGAGCACGTCGACCTGGATGTGCCGCGAGACGCGCACGCACATGACGGAGCCCAGGAACACGACGCCGATCAGGCAATTGGTAGCGATCTCCTCCGTCCAGGCGTAGGAATCATTGAGCACGTAACGGGTGAAGAATTGCAGGAACACGCACCCCGTCATTATCCAGAAGATGGCGAGCGTCACCCAATCCTCGAAGGCATAGCTCGAAATATCCGCGGCGGGCGGGGCCTCGTCGAAGGAATGGGCAATTTCCTCCGGCGTCACTTGCAAGTGGACTTCCTGGGACATGGCGATCATCCGGCAAAGGGTTGGCGGATAGCCGGCCGCATGGCGTGCGGCCGGCATCTAGGATTCACTTGACGGCGCGGATGGCCTCCCAGTCTTCCTTCTTGTAGCCGAAGTCCTCCAGCGCCACCTTCTCCATCACTGTCGACTCGAAATCAGCCTTGTCGACTTCGCTCACGTCGATGCCGCGCTCCTTGAAGGTCTTGACGAGAGCGTTCTCACGCTCCTCGATGATCTTGGTGCCGCGCTCGGCAGCCTCCTGCATCACCTCTGTGAAAATCTGCTTGTCGGCATCGGAGAGCTGCGACCACAGCGACTTCGAGACGACCGTGTTCAGGTGATCGACAATGTGGCCGGTCAGGACGATATGCTTCTGCACTTCGAAGAACTTCTTCGCCTCGATCGTCGTCAGCGGATTTTCCTGGGCTTCGACCGTGCCATTCTGCAAGGCCAGATAGACCTCGGCGAACGCGATCGGCGTCGTATTGGCGCCGCAGGCCCGCGGCATGGCGAGATAGGCCGGGACATCGGGCACGCGCATCTTCAGGCCCTGCATGTCGGCGCATTTGGCGATCGGCCGGTTCGATGTGGTCTGGCGCGTGCCGTAATAGGTGACCGCGGTGATGTGGTTGCCGGAGGCCTCCTCGTATCCCGCCGCCAGGCGCTTGAAGACATCGCTCTTGGTATAGGCGATCAGATGGGCGGGGTCGCGGAACGTATAGGGGAAATAGGTGACGCCGATCGGCGCATATTCGCGCGCCGCGAAACTCGAACCGGAAATGATGATATCGACCGTGCCGAGCTTCAAACCCTGGTTCAGATCCGCTTCCTTGCCGAGCTGCGAGGCCGGATAGACATCGACCTTGTAACGTCCCTCGGTGCGCTTGCCGATCTCCTCGGCGGCCCAGACGGATTCGGTATGGAACGGCTCCGAGGTCTCGTAGACATGCGCCCACTTGAGCACGGTCTGGGCCTGTGCGGCGAGGGCCGAACCCAGGATGGCGGCGGTTGCGCCGAATAGCGTTAACAGTCTGGCCTTCATCTTCTTTCTCCTCCCAAAGTGAAATCAATGCATGCTTTACTAATTTTCGGCACGCCTCCATGCGGCCGGTATCGTGCTGTCGGACGACTCCTCCCCGAAGCTGGCCGACAGGCGAAGCTGAGATTGATCGAGATGCGCGCGCATCGCGGCCCGTGCGGCAGCCGGATCGCCCGCGGCAATCGCGTCGCGGATGGCGCGATGCTCTTCCATCGCGGCCCGCCAGGTCCCGGTGTTCTCGAAATAGCTGGCGAGCTTCTCGAAATAGGGCGTCATGCGCATGTCGTGGATGCTGCCGACGAAGCGGTTCAGCGTCTGATTGGCGATGATGCTCGAGACGATGACATGGAACTCGCGATCGATGGCGAGCGCCTGGCGCCGATCTTCGAGCGCGGCGGCCATCCGCGCGAGGTTGTCGTCGAGGACTTCGATATGTTCGGCGCGCGCCAGCCGGGCCGCCTCCTCGGCGATTGCGCATTCGACCACGGCCCGGGCCCTCAGCAATTCGAACGGACCCTCGAAATCCTCCGGCGGCACATCGGCCGAGAGGGCATGCCGCGCCGTGACATAGATGCCCGACCCCATGCGGATATCGATGAAGCCTTCGACCTCGAGCACGATCAGTGCTTCCCGAACGGTCGGGCGGGACACCCCCAGCTTCTGCGCAAGCTCCCGCTCAGCCGGAAGCCGGGAACCAGGCGCCAGTTCACCCCGTTCGATCAGGCCTCGCATCTGGTCCGCCACCTGCCGATACAGGCGGCGCGATTCCACGGCAGAGAACATCGCATCCTCGCTGCAGGCCACACGGCAGGTTCGCGGCTGGTGGCCAAGTGGTCATACCAATTGGCATAGAATACGCGCGGCGTTTCTAAAGTCAATTGTTGTTGTTGTTGTTCAAAACAACGGGGTTCGGCTCACTGCAGCGAAAAGGGCATCACCACGATTCCTGCCACTCCGGCGGGCATATGTGAGCTCGTTCCGCCAGATCGGCAAGCCGCGCGTGAGCCCGCGCCGCCGCTTGGCGGAGGATCCTTTGAACCGGAGGATGTGGAGGTGGACGGGTGCGATCGCCTCCAAGGTGAACGCTGACCCGGATTACGCAGCCTGCGCCGCGTCAGCTGGCTGCTGGCCTCCAATATAGGCGATCAGGTCCCTGATGGTGATCAAGGGAAGCCGGTGCGTTTCAGCGAACAGGACGAGCTCGGGAAGCCGAGCCATCGTTCCATCGTCGTTGGCAACTTCGCAAATGACGCCCGATGGGGACCTGCCGGCGAGGCGTGCTAGGTCCACTGCGGCCTCCGTATGCCCCGGCCGGCCGCGCACACCCCTGGGATGCGCCCGCAACGGGAAGATATGCCCAGGCCGGGCGAAATCCGCCGGACGCGCAGCGGGATTCATGAGGGCTTGAACCGTCGCGGCCCGATCGGCTGCGGAAATCCCGGTGGTGGTTCCGGGCAGATAATCAACGGAGACTGTGAATGCAGTTTTATGCAGCTCGGTGTTTTGCGGAACCATGAGGGGAATTTCGAGCGCTTCAAGACGCTCTCCTTCCATCGCAACGCAGATCAACCCACGGGCGTGCTTCATCATGAAAGCGATCGTTCCAGCCGTTACCGCGTCCGATGCCACGATGATGTCGCCTTCATTCTCCCGGTCCTCGTCATCGACGACGACGATTATGCCGCCGCGCGCCAGTGCCGCGATTGCGTCTTCAATTCTCGAGATTGCCATTCCATTTGCCTTTCAAGGGTAGCCAGCATTGGCGTTAAACCGCGGCGTTTCAGCCGCTATTCATCCCTTGGGCGAACAAGCCCGCGCCGCCCGGTAAGGAGCGGTTTTGCAGGCATTGTCCTCTTCCATCCGGACTGTAACCGTCGGCCCCGGCCTCTCACCGGGTCTGCTGACCCTCCACTATCTGTGGAAGCGCTCGCGGGCTCCCGGATCGCTCCGGATACCGCCGGTGGGGATTTTCACCCCGCCCTGAGAACAAACGTAGATAAGGAATTCCTGCGGTAAAAAGCAAGAGGCCGGCTCCGGCCGGCCTCGCGATATTTACCAGCAGCAGAAGCCACCATCGACCAGAAGGTCGACGCCGGTAACGAACGTCGCCGCATCCGAAAGAAGAAAAACGGCGGGCCCGACCATCTCGTCGACCGTCGCCATGCGCCGCATCGGCGTCTGCTCCTCGAAGAGCTTGGTCTGATGCACCATTTCCGGCCGCGTGTTCATCGGCGTGGCCGTGTAGCCGGGGCTGATCGTGTTCACGCGGATGCCGCGGCCCACCCATTCCATCGCCATCGATTTCGTCATATGGATGACGCCGGCCTTTGAGGCGTTGTAGTGGCATTGGTTCAGGCCACGGTTGACGATTACGCCGGACATCGAGGCGATGTTGACGATCGACCCGCGGCCGTTCTTCAGCATCGCCCTGGCTTCCGCCTGGCAGGACAGGAAAACGCCTTTCAAGTTGACGTCCATCATCGTCTGGAATTGGCTTTCCTCCATTTCCTCAGCCGGATTGGCATTGGCGATGCCGGCAGCGTTGACGGCGAGAGTGAGCGCGCCCAGTTCGACTTCCGTGCGGGCGACCGCCTCGTTGAGCGCCGCACCACTGGTCACGTCGGCGGCGATCTGGATGCTGCGGCGCCCCGTGCTGGCGATGAATTCCGCCGTCTTCGCGAGCCCATCGTCGGTGCGGCGATCGAGCAGAGCAACCTCCGCCCCTAACTGCGCCAGCCCCATAGCGATGCGTTGGCCGATGCCGCTGCCAGCGCCCGTCACGAGGGCGACGTTTCCGGAGAGATCGAATAGCTTGGGCGCGTTGAGCGTGATTTCGGACATGATGACCTATTCCTCGTTTAGATGGTTGCCAGTTCCATGACCGAGACGTCGTTTGCCTCCTTGCGGTCGAGGATACCGGTCTGTCTGCCCTGTGCCATGACCATGATTCGATTTGAGACCCCGAGAACCTCTTCGAGATCGGAACTGACGATGATCACCGCGACGCCCTGCTGGGCGAGATCCATGACGAGATCGTAGATCGACGATCGAGCGCCGACGTCGATGCCGCGCGTCGGTTCGTCGAGCACCACGACCTGCGGCTTGCGCGCCAGCCATTTGGCGAGCACCACTTTCTGCTGGTTGCCGCCGGAAAGCTCGCCCGCGTTCTGGTGACCGCGGCCTTTCACGCCGAACTTCCTGATGTACTCGTCGGCGAACTGGTGGAGACGGCGCGAGGAAATCCAGCCCTTGCGAGCGATTTCTCCGAAGTTGGCGTAGCCAATGTTCTCCGCGATCGAATGATCGAGCACCACGCCCTGAAGCTTGCGGTCCTCCGGCACGAGAACGATCCCATTGCGGATCGCGTCGATGGGCGAGCGGGGCGTGACGGCCTTGCCATGCAGGAGAACCTCGCCACCGGAAATCGGATCGGCGCCGGTCAAGGCGCGTACGAGTTCGGTGCGGCCGGCGCCCATGAGGCCGGCGATGCCGAACACTTCGCCCTTGCGGACTGAAAAGCTGATATTCCGGAATGCATTCGTCGGCGAGGTGAGGTTGCGCACGTCAAGCGTCACCTCTTCCTGAGGCGCCGGCAGGGCGGGGAACATGCGCTCGAGCGAACGCCCGACCATTGCCTCGACGATGGTGCGGATTGGCACATCGCCGCTGTCGAATTCCTTCACCTTGGCACCGTCACGCATCACCACGATGCGATCGGCGATCTGGCGGATTTCCTCCAGCCTGTGCGATATGTAGACGAGGCCCACACCTTCCGACTTCAGCCGTGCGATCTGCTGGAAGAGGAGTTGGGTTTCTTCGCCGCCCAGCGCGGCGGTCGGCTCGTCCAGGATCAAAAGGCGGGCATTGAGCGTCAACGCCTTGGCAATTTCGATGAGTTGCTGCTTGCCGGTCGAAAGGCCCTCGACGAGGCGGTCCGGCGAGATATCGAGACCGAGCCGCTTGAGTCCGCTGCGCGCCCGTTCCTCCATGGCCCTGCGGTCGACCCGACCCGCCTTCATCGGATAGCGGCCTACGAAAACGTTCTCCGCGATGGACAGCTTCGGGAGCAGTTTCAGCTCCTGATGGATCATCCCGACCCCCTCGTCCATCGCAGCACGGGGATTGGCGGGAGCATAGGCTGCCCCAAGCCAGGACATTTCACCGGCGGACGGCTGCACGGTGCCGGAAATAATGTTCGACAGGGTCGACTTTCCGGCACCGTTTTCACCGAGTAGCGCCACGACCTCTCCCGGATAAATGTCGAGGTCGACACCGTGCAGGACCTCGATCGGACCGTAGGACTTCTGGATTCCACGGAGCGACAGGATAGGAGAGCGGGTTGTCATGGCGCTTCAGCCTTTCGTATCGAGACAGGTTACGGGTGACTCTTCACGAATTCCGGAGCGTTCTCGCAGGTCGTCAGCACGGCATTTGGGGTCTGTCGCTCTTCCACCTTCTGGCCGGCGGCCACGGCAAGCGC contains the following coding sequences:
- a CDS encoding SDR family oxidoreductase, which produces MSEITLNAPKLFDLSGNVALVTGAGSGIGQRIAMGLAQLGAEVALLDRRTDDGLAKTAEFIASTGRRSIQIAADVTSGAALNEAVARTEVELGALTLAVNAAGIANANPAEEMEESQFQTMMDVNLKGVFLSCQAEARAMLKNGRGSIVNIASMSGVIVNRGLNQCHYNASKAGVIHMTKSMAMEWVGRGIRVNTISPGYTATPMNTRPEMVHQTKLFEEQTPMRRMATVDEMVGPAVFLLSDAATFVTGVDLLVDGGFCCW
- a CDS encoding FadR/GntR family transcriptional regulator, whose product is MFSAVESRRLYRQVADQMRGLIERGELAPGSRLPAERELAQKLGVSRPTVREALIVLEVEGFIDIRMGSGIYVTARHALSADVPPEDFEGPFELLRARAVVECAIAEEAARLARAEHIEVLDDNLARMAAALEDRRQALAIDREFHVIVSSIIANQTLNRFVGSIHDMRMTPYFEKLASYFENTGTWRAAMEEHRAIRDAIAAGDPAAARAAMRAHLDQSQLRLSASFGEESSDSTIPAAWRRAEN
- a CDS encoding TRAP transporter large permease, whose amino-acid sequence is MLLLVGSFLVLMVVGVPVAISMAVASVLYLVFYNVAPDIIAAQRMIAGVESFPLLAVPFFILAGNLMNSAGVTGRIYSFAVALVGWMKGGLAQVNIIGSVIFSGMSGTALADAAGIGTIEIKAMKDHGYPVETAVGVTAASATLGPIFPPSLPFVIYGMMANVSIGALFMAGIVPGVVMTVLMMLTVAVFAYKRGWGSDTPFEIKRLLSASLEVVVVLAVPVVIYLLMSAGLSLNVAVGLALLALLALDWYFDFSAVMALMTPVILIGGMTMGWFTPTEAAVAAVLWSLFLGLVRYRTMTMSTLARATFDTIETTASVLFIVTAASIFAWLLTVSQAAQLLSGAILTITDNKWVFLILVNLLMLFVGCFLDTIAAITILVPILLPLTAQFGIDPVHFGLIMTLNLMIGLLHPPLGMVLFVLSRVAKLSVERTTMAILPWLLPLFIALILITFVPAVTLWLPGAVGLIR
- a CDS encoding sugar ABC transporter ATP-binding protein, with product MTTRSPILSLRGIQKSYGPIEVLHGVDLDIYPGEVVALLGENGAGKSTLSNIISGTVQPSAGEMSWLGAAYAPANPRAAMDEGVGMIHQELKLLPKLSIAENVFVGRYPMKAGRVDRRAMEERARSGLKRLGLDISPDRLVEGLSTGKQQLIEIAKALTLNARLLILDEPTAALGGEETQLLFQQIARLKSEGVGLVYISHRLEEIRQIADRIVVMRDGAKVKEFDSGDVPIRTIVEAMVGRSLERMFPALPAPQEEVTLDVRNLTSPTNAFRNISFSVRKGEVFGIAGLMGAGRTELVRALTGADPISGGEVLLHGKAVTPRSPIDAIRNGIVLVPEDRKLQGVVLDHSIAENIGYANFGEIARKGWISSRRLHQFADEYIRKFGVKGRGHQNAGELSGGNQQKVVLAKWLARKPQVVVLDEPTRGIDVGARSSIYDLVMDLAQQGVAVIIVSSDLEEVLGVSNRIMVMAQGRQTGILDRKEANDVSVMELATI
- a CDS encoding TRAP transporter small permease — its product is MSQEVHLQVTPEEIAHSFDEAPPAADISSYAFEDWVTLAIFWIMTGCVFLQFFTRYVLNDSYAWTEEIATNCLIGVVFLGSVMCVRVSRHIQVDVLYHYLPGPVARAMAIFVDLVRIGFFAYGCWLMWRYVSIVAHERMVTVDLPRNIVFYSVMAGFVMMLVRSIQVFVANQRRGYSVLEKPEEFQKVEG
- a CDS encoding sialic acid TRAP transporter substrate-binding protein SiaP, which encodes MKARLLTLFGATAAILGSALAAQAQTVLKWAHVYETSEPFHTESVWAAEEIGKRTEGRYKVDVYPASQLGKEADLNQGLKLGTVDIIISGSSFAAREYAPIGVTYFPYTFRDPAHLIAYTKSDVFKRLAAGYEEASGNHITAVTYYGTRQTTSNRPIAKCADMQGLKMRVPDVPAYLAMPRACGANTTPIAFAEVYLALQNGTVEAQENPLTTIEAKKFFEVQKHIVLTGHIVDHLNTVVSKSLWSQLSDADKQIFTEVMQEAAERGTKIIEERENALVKTFKERGIDVSEVDKADFESTVMEKVALEDFGYKKEDWEAIRAVK
- the ribB gene encoding 3,4-dihydroxy-2-butanone-4-phosphate synthase, coding for MAISRIEDAIAALARGGIIVVVDDEDRENEGDIIVASDAVTAGTIAFMMKHARGLICVAMEGERLEALEIPLMVPQNTELHKTAFTVSVDYLPGTTTGISAADRAATVQALMNPAARPADFARPGHIFPLRAHPRGVRGRPGHTEAAVDLARLAGRSPSGVICEVANDDGTMARLPELVLFAETHRLPLITIRDLIAYIGGQQPADAAQAA